In Vicinamibacteria bacterium, a single genomic region encodes these proteins:
- a CDS encoding thioredoxin domain-containing protein, whose protein sequence is MGTNATTRLAVAVLLCVAGAILSSLLLFQHHGEDLAVAAVNQVCGDGTTSGCETVARSQYSALAGIPLAAVGLFLYLSLALLLVPAALSPPESRDPFAGLAFALLALALLVDLGLLGVQAFLVKAFCKLCLATYVLNAGALAALFPAWRSARALGAALGRPEGRLAAVGWALGSLVAAGGTFAADRALKAREAERAAAMFGRPAASAPLTPVATAPMVTASPPASVPTDPEARKYQEQARRLQETLDDPQKLEQYFAAKAAREFDQAPVQSLDLTEVPFKGPAGAPIQVVEYSDFMCPYCRALAGFFINFMTQSGNRVALYYKNFPLDQACNPKLKASTHPGACWLALGAICAQYQGHFWPYHDRVFSNELHNPQPADVARLGTEAGLNGAALEGCIADPRTKERLTAQIEEAQRLGIQATPTVFIDGKKLPRLNDLVQVLDKEAQRKGLPPLTPPPSH, encoded by the coding sequence TTGGGAACGAATGCGACGACGAGGCTGGCGGTGGCCGTGCTGCTCTGCGTGGCGGGGGCCATCCTCTCGAGCCTTCTCCTCTTCCAACATCACGGGGAGGATCTGGCGGTCGCGGCCGTGAACCAGGTCTGCGGCGACGGGACCACGAGCGGCTGCGAGACCGTGGCCCGCAGTCAGTACTCGGCGCTGGCCGGGATCCCCTTGGCCGCGGTCGGCCTGTTTCTCTACCTCTCCCTGGCTCTGCTCCTCGTCCCCGCCGCGCTCTCTCCCCCCGAGTCCCGCGATCCCTTTGCCGGATTGGCCTTCGCCCTGCTCGCGCTCGCCCTACTCGTCGACCTCGGCTTACTCGGCGTGCAGGCCTTCCTGGTCAAGGCATTTTGCAAGCTCTGCCTCGCCACCTACGTCTTGAACGCAGGCGCTCTGGCCGCGCTCTTCCCCGCCTGGCGGTCGGCGCGCGCGCTGGGAGCGGCGCTCGGTCGGCCGGAGGGCCGCTTGGCCGCGGTGGGCTGGGCTCTGGGCAGCCTGGTGGCGGCCGGCGGCACGTTCGCGGCCGACCGCGCGCTCAAGGCTCGGGAGGCGGAGCGGGCGGCCGCAATGTTCGGGCGGCCGGCCGCATCGGCGCCGCTCACCCCCGTAGCTACCGCCCCCATGGTCACCGCCAGCCCGCCCGCGTCTGTTCCCACAGATCCCGAGGCGCGCAAATACCAAGAGCAGGCCCGCCGCTTGCAGGAGACGCTGGACGATCCGCAGAAGCTCGAACAGTACTTCGCGGCCAAGGCGGCCCGCGAGTTCGACCAGGCCCCCGTACAGAGCCTGGACTTGACGGAAGTGCCCTTCAAGGGACCGGCGGGAGCGCCCATCCAGGTCGTGGAGTACTCGGACTTCATGTGCCCCTATTGCCGCGCGCTGGCGGGGTTTTTCATCAACTTCATGACCCAATCAGGGAACCGGGTGGCCCTGTACTACAAGAACTTTCCGCTGGATCAGGCCTGCAACCCCAAGCTGAAGGCCTCGACCCACCCCGGGGCCTGCTGGCTGGCCTTAGGCGCCATCTGCGCCCAGTACCAGGGTCACTTCTGGCCGTACCACGACCGGGTCTTCAGCAACGAGCTCCACAATCCCCAGCCCGCGGATGTCGCACGGCTGGGGACAGAGGCGGGCCTGAACGGGGCGGCCCTCGAGGGCTGTATCGCCGACCCGCGTACGAAAGAGCGGCTGACCGCCCAGATCGAGGAGGCGCAAAGGCTGGGCATCCAAGCCACGCCGACCGTCTTCATCGACGGGAAGAAGCTTCCCCGCCTGAATGACCTCGTACAGGTCCTGGACAAGGAAGCCCAGCGCAAAGGCTTGCCACCGCTGACCCCACCCCCCTCACATTGA
- a CDS encoding NAD(P)/FAD-dependent oxidoreductase, whose product MRSEARPRVLILGGGFGGLAAARALASAPVDVLLLDRTNHHLFQPLLYQVATAGLSPAEIASPIRRILWRQANARVELAEATGIDPVARRVRLLDGEVSYDYLVLATGTTHSYFGHADWMPHAPGLKSLDEALDIRRRVLLAFEEAERELVVERRRSWLTFVVIGGGPTGVEMTGALAEVARHTLARDFRRIEPASARVILVEGGPRVLPAYPPDLSAKAARQLEALGAQVRTGTMVTGVDAEGVQLGPERIAARTVVWAAGVQASPLARDLGGPLDRAGRVKVRGDLTLPDRQEVFVIGDLVALEQDGLPIPGVAPAAIQMGRHAGRNISRSLRGQPLLPFRYVDKGSLATIGRCAAVAAIGPLKLSGFAAWIAWLGIHIFFLIGFRNRFVVMFTWAWAYLTYQRSARLILGRSKG is encoded by the coding sequence ATGAGGAGCGAGGCGCGCCCCCGGGTCCTGATCCTGGGCGGAGGATTCGGCGGCCTGGCCGCCGCCCGCGCCCTCGCGAGCGCCCCCGTCGATGTCCTGCTCCTGGACCGGACCAACCATCACCTCTTCCAGCCCCTTCTCTACCAGGTGGCGACGGCCGGGCTCTCCCCGGCCGAGATCGCCTCCCCCATCCGCCGTATCCTCTGGAGACAGGCGAACGCACGGGTGGAGCTGGCGGAAGCCACCGGTATCGACCCCGTAGCCCGACGCGTGCGCCTCCTCGACGGCGAGGTGTCCTACGACTACTTGGTTCTGGCCACGGGAACCACCCACTCCTACTTCGGTCACGCGGATTGGATGCCCCACGCGCCCGGCCTCAAGAGCCTTGACGAGGCCCTCGACATCAGGCGGCGCGTGCTCTTGGCCTTCGAGGAGGCGGAACGCGAGCTCGTGGTGGAGAGGCGGCGTTCGTGGCTGACTTTCGTGGTGATCGGGGGAGGGCCCACCGGAGTGGAGATGACGGGAGCCCTCGCCGAGGTCGCGCGCCACACGCTGGCCCGGGACTTCCGGCGCATCGAGCCCGCGTCGGCGCGGGTGATCCTCGTGGAGGGGGGTCCGCGGGTGCTTCCCGCCTACCCCCCTGATCTGTCCGCCAAGGCGGCCCGGCAGCTGGAGGCGCTGGGGGCGCAGGTCAGGACGGGAACCATGGTGACGGGGGTGGACGCCGAGGGCGTCCAGCTCGGCCCCGAGCGCATTGCCGCTCGCACCGTGGTGTGGGCGGCGGGGGTCCAGGCCTCGCCCCTGGCCCGCGACCTGGGCGGGCCCCTCGACCGCGCGGGGCGCGTCAAGGTCAGGGGGGACCTCACCCTCCCGGATCGGCAGGAGGTCTTCGTGATCGGGGACCTGGTGGCGCTCGAACAGGACGGTTTGCCTATCCCGGGCGTCGCCCCCGCCGCCATCCAAATGGGGCGCCACGCCGGCCGCAACATCTCTCGCTCCCTGCGCGGGCAGCCCCTCCTGCCCTTCCGCTACGTGGACAAGGGCTCGCTCGCCACCATCGGGCGCTGCGCGGCGGTGGCGGCGATTGGCCCGCTCAAGCTCTCTGGGTTCGCGGCTTGGATCGCTTGGCTGGGCATCCATATCTTCTTTCTCATCGGCTTTAGGAACCGCTTCGTGGTCATGTTCACCTGGGCCTGGGCTTACCTCACCTACCAGCGCAGCGCGCGCCTCATCCTCGGGCGGAGCAAGGGCTAG
- a CDS encoding M13 family metallopeptidase yields the protein MIKKLVAWPLATLTLAVAPTGSAEPVSTPAGAASTFDLTALDRSVDACTDFYRFACGGWLAKNPVPAEESRWGRFNELEERNRATLRGILEKASPDTPGRDPLDQKIGDYYASCMDEGGIEAKGASPLRPEQELIAAVTTKPALAGVVAHLHRQGVNVLFSFASNQDFKDASAVIAEADQGGLGLPDRDYYFREDAKSAEIRTQYLAHVKKMLGLLGDKPEAAERGAKAVMDIETALARASLDVVSRRDPAKIYHKMERGKLVALCPAFDWSRYLQGVNAPPLQSLNVAVPDFFKGLDELLPNVPLEDLKTYLRWQLVHASAPVLPAAFVNENFAFFGKVLTGATELRPRWKRCTDFTDSDLGEALGRRYVEQTFGAKGKERTIAMVAALEKALARDIQELTWMTEPTKKEALKKLAAVANKIGYPDRWRDYGSLKIVRGDALGNSLRSNAFELQRRLAKIGQPVDRQEWLMTPPTVNAYYNPLMNDINFPAGILQPPFFDNAVDDAINFGAIGAVIGHELTHGFDDQGRQFGPTGNLQDWWKEEDAREFEKRSGCVADQYSGYTAVADVKVNGRLTLGENVADNGGVRIAYKALHDVLAAREPALTDGFTADQRLFLGWGQIWCANQRDEITRLLAQTDPHSPPSDRVNGVVSNMPEFAKAFGCKAGASMVRENACRVW from the coding sequence GTGATCAAGAAGCTCGTGGCCTGGCCGCTTGCCACCCTGACTCTCGCCGTGGCGCCGACCGGCTCCGCGGAGCCCGTCTCCACGCCCGCCGGGGCCGCGTCCACGTTCGACCTGACCGCCCTCGACCGAAGCGTGGATGCGTGCACCGATTTCTACCGGTTCGCCTGTGGCGGCTGGTTGGCCAAGAACCCCGTCCCCGCCGAGGAGTCGCGGTGGGGCCGCTTCAACGAATTGGAGGAGCGCAACCGGGCCACCCTGCGGGGGATCCTCGAGAAGGCTTCCCCGGACACCCCGGGCCGAGACCCACTGGACCAGAAGATCGGCGACTACTACGCGAGCTGCATGGACGAGGGCGGCATCGAGGCCAAGGGTGCTTCTCCCCTGAGGCCGGAGCAAGAGCTGATCGCCGCCGTCACGACCAAGCCCGCCCTCGCGGGAGTGGTGGCGCACCTCCACCGGCAGGGCGTCAACGTCCTCTTCTCATTCGCCTCGAACCAGGACTTCAAGGACGCCAGCGCGGTCATCGCGGAGGCGGACCAGGGGGGGTTGGGCCTGCCCGACCGCGACTACTACTTCCGGGAGGACGCCAAGTCCGCTGAGATCCGGACCCAGTATCTTGCCCACGTGAAGAAGATGCTGGGGCTGCTGGGGGACAAACCCGAGGCGGCCGAGCGCGGGGCGAAGGCGGTCATGGACATCGAGACCGCCCTCGCCCGGGCTTCCCTGGACGTGGTGTCACGACGCGATCCCGCCAAGATTTACCACAAGATGGAGCGGGGAAAGCTGGTGGCCTTATGCCCCGCCTTCGACTGGAGCCGCTATCTCCAAGGCGTCAATGCCCCGCCCCTCCAGAGCCTGAACGTGGCCGTGCCAGACTTCTTCAAGGGCTTGGACGAGCTTCTGCCAAATGTCCCCCTCGAGGACCTGAAGACCTACCTGCGCTGGCAGCTCGTCCACGCCTCCGCCCCCGTCTTGCCCGCCGCCTTCGTGAACGAGAATTTTGCCTTCTTCGGCAAGGTCCTGACCGGCGCCACCGAGCTGCGCCCGCGCTGGAAGCGCTGCACGGACTTCACGGACAGCGATCTTGGCGAGGCCCTGGGACGGCGCTACGTCGAGCAAACCTTCGGGGCCAAGGGCAAGGAGCGGACGATCGCGATGGTGGCGGCCCTCGAAAAGGCCCTCGCCCGCGACATCCAGGAGCTGACCTGGATGACCGAGCCCACGAAGAAAGAGGCCCTGAAGAAGCTGGCCGCGGTTGCCAACAAGATCGGCTACCCGGACCGCTGGCGAGACTACGGCAGCCTAAAGATCGTAAGGGGCGACGCCCTCGGCAACTCCCTGCGGAGCAACGCCTTCGAACTTCAGCGGAGGCTGGCCAAGATCGGTCAGCCCGTGGATCGCCAGGAGTGGCTCATGACTCCTCCCACCGTCAACGCCTACTACAACCCCCTGATGAACGACATCAATTTCCCCGCCGGCATACTGCAGCCGCCCTTCTTTGACAACGCCGTCGACGACGCCATCAACTTCGGGGCCATCGGAGCCGTCATCGGGCACGAGCTGACCCACGGCTTCGACGACCAGGGCCGACAGTTCGGGCCCACCGGGAACCTGCAGGACTGGTGGAAGGAGGAGGACGCGCGGGAGTTCGAGAAGCGCTCCGGGTGCGTGGCCGACCAATACTCCGGCTACACGGCGGTCGCGGACGTGAAAGTCAACGGCCGGCTCACCCTTGGCGAGAACGTGGCCGACAACGGCGGCGTGCGCATCGCCTACAAGGCGCTCCACGACGTGCTCGCGGCTCGGGAGCCGGCGCTCACGGACGGGTTCACCGCCGACCAGCGCCTCTTCCTGGGCTGGGGGCAGATCTGGTGCGCGAACCAGCGGGACGAGATCACCCGCCTCTTGGCCCAGACCGACCCCCATTCCCCGCCCTCAGACCGCGTGAATGGCGTGGTCTCCAACATGCCCGAGTTCGCCAAGGCCTTCGGCTGCAAGGCGGGGGCGTCCATGGTCCGGGAGAACGCTTGCCGAGTCTGGTGA
- a CDS encoding pitrilysin family protein produces the protein MRGGWLLSVLALGVAAPAPAATKAAEWRIPVEVKKLANGLTVVVSEDHTSPTFGLSIVYGIGFRLEPKGRTGFAHLFEHLMFEGTPAAPKGVMDSVIEGGGGVLNGSTRYDYTNYISSAPVSALDPILWIEADRMKTLDFSEKNLANQRDVVKEEIRVNVKNRPYGLFFWTDVAGKAFDKWENAHDGYGSFADLDAATLADVESFFHTYYAPNNAVLAITGDLVPGEVFAKAEKYFGSVPSRPTPKPPDVSEGLNTAERTLEETDPLAKVPALAVGWKMPARGSLDHVPAAVLAQILVGGEASRLYQGLVKGKELLLQVQGGLNWPLGTPWNFGGPTLTTIFALYKPTTTARAVVDAMEGEIQKLVTLGVPAEELARTKTKMRSDFYAGLEPLINRADALALAQLITGRAASLNEIPGQIQAVTAADVQRAAGTYFKVSNRTVVDRRPAAPPAAQKETR, from the coding sequence ATGCGTGGCGGATGGCTCTTGTCCGTGCTCGCCCTTGGTGTGGCGGCCCCGGCCCCCGCGGCCACGAAGGCGGCCGAATGGCGGATCCCGGTGGAAGTGAAGAAGCTCGCCAACGGGCTCACGGTGGTGGTCTCGGAAGACCACACGAGCCCGACCTTCGGGCTCTCGATCGTCTACGGGATCGGGTTCCGTTTGGAGCCGAAAGGCCGGACCGGCTTCGCCCACCTCTTCGAACACTTGATGTTCGAGGGCACGCCCGCGGCCCCCAAAGGAGTGATGGACAGCGTCATCGAGGGCGGGGGGGGCGTCCTGAACGGATCCACGCGCTACGACTACACCAACTACATCTCCTCCGCGCCCGTCTCCGCCTTAGACCCCATCCTGTGGATCGAGGCGGACCGGATGAAGACCCTGGATTTCTCGGAGAAGAACCTCGCCAACCAGCGGGATGTGGTCAAGGAGGAGATCCGGGTCAACGTCAAGAACCGGCCCTACGGCCTCTTTTTCTGGACCGACGTCGCAGGCAAGGCCTTCGACAAGTGGGAGAACGCCCACGACGGGTACGGCTCCTTCGCGGACCTGGACGCGGCCACCCTGGCCGACGTGGAGTCGTTCTTCCACACCTATTACGCCCCCAACAACGCGGTGCTCGCGATCACGGGGGACCTGGTACCGGGGGAGGTCTTCGCGAAGGCCGAAAAGTACTTCGGCAGCGTCCCCTCCCGCCCCACGCCCAAGCCCCCCGATGTCTCCGAGGGCCTGAACACCGCCGAGCGCACCTTGGAGGAGACGGATCCCCTGGCCAAAGTCCCGGCGCTCGCCGTGGGCTGGAAGATGCCGGCCCGGGGCAGCCTCGACCATGTGCCCGCAGCCGTCCTGGCCCAGATCCTGGTGGGGGGGGAGGCGTCCCGCTTATACCAGGGGCTGGTCAAGGGGAAGGAGCTCCTGCTTCAGGTGCAGGGCGGCCTCAACTGGCCCCTGGGCACCCCCTGGAACTTCGGGGGCCCCACCCTCACCACCATCTTCGCTCTCTACAAGCCCACCACCACCGCCCGCGCGGTGGTGGATGCTATGGAGGGCGAGATCCAGAAGCTCGTGACGTTAGGGGTCCCGGCCGAGGAGCTGGCGCGCACAAAAACCAAGATGCGGTCGGATTTCTACGCCGGCCTGGAGCCCCTGATCAACCGAGCCGACGCCCTCGCTCTGGCCCAGCTGATCACGGGAAGAGCGGCTTCCCTCAACGAGATCCCCGGGCAGATCCAGGCCGTGACCGCGGCGGATGTTCAGCGGGCGGCCGGGACGTACTTCAAGGTCTCCAACCGGACGGTGGTGGACCGCCGGCCTGCGGCCCCCCCCGCTGCTCAGAAAGAGACGAGGTAG
- a CDS encoding pitrilysin family protein: MARRLAVLFTLLAAPAALRAAEKPLSLPKDLPPYGEDRPLPVPALDQSRLPGGLTIWLVKRPGIPRLTAVLVTRGGTAADPAGREGVAQVLADTIKEGTTTRTSKRIAEELQSVGGEIGSSASDDAIFLTVDGLSSGAATLLEILADVAQHASFPAAEVELARNNAIQGLLARESTPEFLAEKAFARAVYGDHPYRVVAPTRETLGLVTPELLKAEFSRRFRPERSLLVVVGDLDPAAVSALLARSLAGWKGAGEAPPATPPSPGAGGRRIYVVNRPGSVQSLILAGRPTVTATDPQYYPLLVANTIFSGSFSSRLVKNIREDKGYTYSPRGAVVAREEGGLVRVRADVRNEVTGASTLEIFYELDRMGATSPTADELSRAKRYQAGLYLLRNQIQGAVARTLATNWVNGLPPQALGEFVTRINAVSADEVRKAGQSFYPSVTQTVVVVGDEAKIKAEMAQFGPLTTVQP; this comes from the coding sequence ATGGCAAGACGCCTCGCCGTCCTGTTCACTCTCCTGGCCGCGCCCGCGGCTCTCAGGGCGGCCGAGAAACCGCTCTCCCTGCCCAAGGACCTGCCTCCCTACGGAGAGGACCGGCCCCTGCCCGTGCCCGCCCTCGACCAATCGCGGCTGCCCGGGGGGCTCACCATCTGGCTCGTGAAGCGCCCCGGCATTCCCCGCCTGACCGCGGTGCTGGTCACGCGGGGCGGCACCGCCGCCGATCCCGCGGGCCGGGAGGGGGTGGCCCAGGTCCTGGCCGACACGATCAAAGAGGGTACGACCACCCGCACCTCCAAGCGGATCGCCGAAGAGCTGCAGTCGGTCGGAGGCGAGATCGGGAGCTCGGCCTCGGATGACGCGATCTTCCTCACCGTGGACGGCCTGTCCTCGGGCGCCGCGACCCTCCTGGAGATCCTGGCCGACGTGGCCCAGCACGCCTCCTTCCCGGCCGCGGAGGTGGAGCTGGCCAGGAACAACGCCATCCAGGGCCTGCTGGCGCGCGAGTCCACCCCCGAGTTCTTGGCCGAGAAGGCCTTCGCCCGGGCCGTCTACGGCGACCATCCCTACCGGGTGGTGGCGCCCACCCGGGAGACGCTGGGCCTGGTCACCCCCGAGCTCTTGAAAGCGGAGTTTTCCCGCCGCTTCCGTCCCGAGCGCTCGCTTCTGGTCGTGGTCGGGGACCTGGACCCCGCGGCGGTGTCTGCGCTACTGGCCCGGAGCCTCGCGGGCTGGAAAGGAGCGGGCGAGGCACCACCCGCCACCCCTCCCTCTCCGGGGGCCGGCGGCCGTCGGATCTATGTCGTGAACCGGCCGGGCTCCGTCCAGTCCCTGATCCTGGCCGGCCGACCAACCGTCACCGCGACCGATCCCCAGTACTACCCCCTGCTCGTCGCCAACACCATCTTCTCGGGCTCTTTCAGCAGCCGCCTGGTCAAGAACATCCGCGAGGACAAGGGCTACACCTACTCGCCCCGGGGGGCGGTGGTGGCCCGGGAGGAGGGCGGCCTCGTGCGGGTGCGCGCCGACGTGCGCAACGAGGTGACCGGCGCCTCCACCCTGGAGATCTTCTACGAGCTCGATCGCATGGGGGCCACCAGCCCCACCGCGGACGAGCTCAGCCGCGCCAAGCGCTATCAGGCCGGCCTCTACCTGCTGCGCAACCAGATCCAGGGGGCGGTGGCCCGCACTCTGGCCACGAACTGGGTCAACGGCCTGCCTCCCCAAGCCCTCGGCGAGTTCGTGACCCGGATCAACGCGGTGAGCGCGGATGAGGTGCGGAAGGCGGGGCAGTCCTTCTACCCCTCCGTCACCCAGACCGTGGTCGTGGTGGGCGACGAGGCGAAGATCAAGGCGGAGATGGCGCAGTTCGGTCCCTTGACCACGGTCCAGCCCTAG
- a CDS encoding UbiD family decarboxylase codes for MNEPHFPDLRAFLDQLRREGDLAVVEAPVDARLEAAEIHRRVIAAGGPALLFTNVKGADFPLTTNLFGTARRAEMAFGRRPRRLIERLVQLAERLVPPRLAALWEARDLAREAWRIGLGRGRSGPVLDVVTSDVRLDRLPILTCWPEDGGPFVTLPLVYTEHPEGKGHNLGIYRLHVHDPRRTGMHWQIGKGGGFHYAAAEARDQPLPVTVFLGGPPALILAAVAPLPENVPELMLASLLLGERLRLCPGPGPHPLVANAEFALVGHVPPRERSPEGPFGDHYGYYSLRHDYPVFRVDHLARRRDAIYPATVVGKPRQEDFYIGDLLQDLLSPLFPLVMPAVSHLWSYGETGYHSLAAAVVKQRYPREAMASAFRILGEGQLSLTKFLFVTDRPVDLRDFRKTLEHVLCRTNPATDLYVFANLSMDTLDYTGPRVNEGSKGVWLGLGDPVRDLPREFRPSPPPPPEVTDVRVFCGGCLVVGGPPHATDPKAGERLAAHPAFRGWPLLVLTDEPKRAAASPMNFLWTTFTRFEPAADIHAASVRVLRHHLGYEAPVLLDARRKPSFPKELSGDPETARTVTRRWREYFRTGVEMGDAEAAHLDRV; via the coding sequence GTGAACGAGCCCCACTTCCCCGATCTGCGCGCGTTTCTGGACCAGCTCCGGCGGGAGGGCGACCTCGCGGTGGTGGAGGCGCCGGTCGACGCGAGGCTGGAGGCGGCCGAGATCCATCGCCGGGTGATCGCGGCCGGCGGTCCGGCGCTTCTCTTCACGAACGTCAAGGGGGCGGACTTCCCGCTCACCACCAACCTCTTCGGCACCGCGCGCCGGGCGGAAATGGCCTTCGGCCGCAGGCCGCGGCGGTTGATCGAGCGCCTCGTCCAGCTGGCCGAGCGGCTGGTGCCGCCCCGCTTGGCGGCCCTCTGGGAGGCCCGGGACCTGGCCCGCGAGGCCTGGCGCATCGGCCTGGGGCGCGGGCGCTCGGGCCCCGTCCTCGACGTGGTCACGAGCGACGTGCGGCTGGACCGTCTTCCCATCCTCACCTGCTGGCCGGAGGACGGGGGGCCGTTCGTCACCCTGCCCCTCGTCTACACCGAGCACCCGGAGGGAAAGGGGCACAACCTCGGCATCTACCGCTTGCACGTCCACGACCCCCGCCGCACGGGCATGCATTGGCAGATCGGCAAGGGCGGGGGCTTCCACTACGCGGCCGCGGAGGCGCGGGACCAGCCGTTGCCCGTGACCGTGTTTCTGGGGGGGCCGCCGGCCCTCATCCTGGCCGCGGTCGCCCCCCTGCCCGAGAACGTGCCCGAGCTGATGCTGGCCTCGCTCCTCCTAGGCGAACGGCTGAGGCTCTGCCCAGGTCCCGGCCCCCACCCGCTCGTGGCCAACGCCGAGTTCGCGCTCGTGGGTCACGTTCCCCCTCGGGAACGCTCGCCCGAGGGGCCTTTCGGCGACCACTACGGCTACTACTCGCTGCGGCACGACTACCCCGTCTTCCGCGTGGATCACCTCGCCCGTCGCCGGGACGCGATCTACCCGGCCACGGTCGTGGGCAAGCCCCGGCAGGAGGACTTCTACATCGGCGACCTCCTGCAGGACCTGCTCTCCCCGCTCTTCCCCCTGGTCATGCCCGCGGTCAGCCACCTTTGGTCCTACGGCGAGACCGGCTACCACTCCCTGGCCGCGGCGGTGGTGAAGCAGCGCTACCCGCGGGAGGCCATGGCTTCCGCCTTCCGCATCCTGGGCGAGGGCCAGCTCTCCCTCACGAAATTCCTCTTCGTGACCGACCGCCCGGTGGACCTCCGGGACTTCCGGAAGACGCTCGAGCACGTGCTCTGCCGCACGAACCCCGCCACCGATCTCTATGTCTTTGCCAACCTCTCCATGGACACCCTCGACTACACGGGGCCCCGGGTGAACGAGGGCTCCAAGGGCGTCTGGCTGGGCTTGGGAGATCCCGTGCGCGACCTGCCCCGCGAGTTCCGGCCCTCCCCACCCCCGCCCCCCGAGGTGACGGACGTGCGGGTCTTCTGTGGAGGCTGCCTGGTCGTGGGAGGCCCCCCCCACGCCACCGACCCCAAGGCCGGTGAGCGCCTGGCCGCCCATCCCGCCTTCCGGGGTTGGCCCCTCCTCGTCCTCACCGACGAGCCCAAACGGGCCGCGGCCAGCCCCATGAATTTCCTCTGGACCACCTTCACCCGCTTCGAGCCCGCGGCCGACATCCACGCGGCTTCGGTGCGCGTGCTCCGCCACCACCTGGGCTACGAGGCCCCGGTGCTCCTGGACGCCCGCCGGAAGCCGTCCTTTCCGAAGGAGCTCAGCGGCGACCCCGAGACGGCGCGGACCGTGACCCGCCGCTGGCGCGAGTACTTCCGGACGGGCGTGGAGATGGGGGACGCGGAAGCGGCCCACCTCGACCGCGTCTAG
- a CDS encoding DNA-formamidopyrimidine glycosylase family protein, which yields MPELPEVENARRRASRVLRGRRIARVAVVEDPIVYAGVRPRDFAAALSGRRVEAVGRKGKHLWLELDRRPWPLFHFGMTGSFEIYALGRERPRFWKVELTTEEGVCLAMPDARRFGRIRLQQEPERDSPLRDLGFDPLLGLPEAVALGALLARRRAPIKAVLLDQGVFAGVGNWIADEVLFQARIRPHRPAADLRPPEVRRLRSRLLAIVTRAVAVGADSDRFPRTWLFHYRWGKEEGARTAHAERIVHETIGGRTTAWVPARQR from the coding sequence ATGCCGGAGCTGCCGGAAGTCGAGAATGCCCGCCGCCGGGCGTCGCGGGTACTCCGCGGACGTCGCATCGCGCGGGTGGCCGTCGTCGAAGACCCGATTGTCTACGCGGGCGTCCGCCCCCGCGACTTCGCGGCCGCGCTCTCCGGCCGCCGCGTGGAAGCGGTGGGGCGCAAGGGCAAGCACCTCTGGCTGGAGCTGGACCGACGCCCATGGCCACTCTTCCACTTCGGCATGACGGGTTCCTTCGAGATCTACGCCCTGGGGCGCGAGCGGCCCCGCTTCTGGAAGGTCGAGCTCACCACCGAGGAGGGCGTCTGCCTAGCCATGCCCGACGCTCGCCGCTTCGGGCGGATCCGCCTGCAGCAGGAGCCCGAGCGGGACTCCCCCCTTCGCGACCTGGGTTTCGACCCCCTCCTGGGCCTGCCCGAGGCCGTGGCACTGGGAGCGTTGCTGGCCCGGCGCCGGGCTCCGATCAAGGCCGTGCTCCTGGACCAAGGGGTGTTCGCGGGGGTCGGGAACTGGATCGCGGACGAGGTCCTGTTCCAGGCCCGCATCCGGCCTCACCGTCCGGCCGCCGATCTCCGCCCCCCGGAGGTGCGTCGGCTCCGCTCGCGGCTGCTTGCGATCGTCACCCGGGCGGTGGCGGTGGGGGCCGACTCCGACCGCTTCCCCCGCACCTGGCTCTTCCACTACCGCTGGGGGAAGGAGGAGGGGGCCCGCACTGCACACGCGGAGAGAATCGTCCACGAGACCATTGGCGGTCGCACCACGGCCTGGGTTCCCGCCCGTCAGCGCTGA
- a CDS encoding HIT domain-containing protein, whose protein sequence is MVHAIPEGGPVPGWLVVAPARHVEQIDALRAEELSLLGPLLAQVAAALRAETSCEKVYVSLFAEVLPHLHVHVVARPPGWAPAETGPRLFLAGGRAEGAEALTRRVLARLAAPAAAKLPARSRPLRAALLSGLVCPGAGQIHNREYGKGVLLIGATLISAIWLIVRLVREVLGGLPEDMATFDPLSVLAMVEEVQRRNGGFFVGFTLLLTALWVYGIVDAYRSGPRPQR, encoded by the coding sequence GTGGTCCACGCGATTCCGGAGGGGGGACCGGTGCCCGGCTGGCTGGTGGTGGCCCCCGCCCGGCACGTGGAACAGATCGACGCTCTCCGGGCGGAAGAGCTCTCCTTGCTCGGGCCGCTCCTGGCCCAGGTGGCGGCGGCGCTCAGGGCGGAGACGTCCTGCGAAAAGGTCTACGTCTCGCTCTTCGCCGAAGTCCTCCCCCACCTGCACGTGCACGTAGTCGCCCGGCCTCCCGGGTGGGCCCCCGCCGAGACCGGACCCCGGTTGTTCCTGGCCGGGGGCCGGGCCGAGGGGGCAGAGGCCCTGACCCGACGGGTCCTGGCCCGCCTGGCCGCACCGGCCGCGGCGAAGCTACCGGCCCGGAGCCGGCCGCTCCGCGCGGCCTTGCTCTCCGGGCTCGTCTGCCCGGGAGCGGGCCAAATCCACAACCGCGAGTACGGGAAGGGCGTCCTCCTGATAGGGGCCACGTTGATCTCGGCCATCTGGCTAATCGTGCGCCTCGTGAGGGAGGTCCTGGGCGGCCTGCCCGAGGACATGGCCACCTTCGATCCCCTCTCCGTCTTGGCGATGGTGGAGGAAGTCCAGCGGCGGAACGGGGGCTTCTTCGTCGGCTTCACCCTCCTCCTGACCGCCCTTTGGGTCTACGGGATCGTGGACGCGTACCGGAGCGGGCCGCGGCCTCAGCGCTGA